The window GTTGAAAGAAGTAATTCCAGGTTTTTTAGCCACTGCATATCCGGCCGAACGCGCCAATCTATTACAATCTCCTTCAATAAAGGTATCAAAAGTATAATTAGGATTAAGTTGAGAGTTCTGCTGACTTAAATCTACACCATTTAATGCAAATGGATTCAAAGGCTCTGGTCTCTCTTGTTCCTTTGGTTTATTGGATTTATTATTATTTGGAAGATTGATTGTAAAGGGCTTATACTGTTCATTTCCTTTATCAACAATAACAGAATATTCAAGTCTTCCCTCCGGACCTAGCTCCTGGTGAATCACTTTTCTCAAAATATGAACATAGTGCTCCTCTAACCATTCATAAAAGAATTGACTGGGAACTTGAATCGTTAGAATATTATTTTCAAGTTTCACAGGCTCAATAGGAGAAAACCAAGTATTAAAACTTTGTTCTCCTACACTCTCTTTAATGGAGTGAAGACAATTATTCCATACTGATTTACAGTCTTTAACCATTCACATTAATAATTGGCGGATTTCAAATTTGAAGCCCTTTTTAAATCGGGGCTGACAAAAATGATAAAAAAATAGGTAAGAAAAAAATGGATTTTTACTTGACATAGCGTTAAATACATTTCAGTCAATATATGATATTATATAAGTTAAATTTTCTTTAAAAATTAACATTTTTTATTTGATTAAAAGATTTGGAGACAATTATCCAATTCAAAAACCTGACCAACGTTTAATATAATTAATAAATCCAACTTAAGCTACAACCTTCTGTTTTAAATAGCTAAGTTATTCATAACTGAATTAAGTCATATCCCTAATTCACCTTTTATATTAATATCATTTATGTATAGCAGGAAAAATATTAACTTTAACATTTAAACGACTAAATGAAGTAAATGAGCAGAAAAAAGCTATTCGAAGATTTTGGAAAAAGTTCAGCTATTGACTGGAAAAATCAGATCATTAAGGAGCTAAAAGACAAGCCTTTCGAAAGTCTTGTGACTAAAACAGTTGAAGGAATTTCGATACAGCCTTTTTACCATCAAGATAATTCAGATTTTAATTATCTAAACATTCAAAATCCGATACAAAATCAGCATGAAGCATTGCCTCCACGCTTTTGGGTTAATCAAGCTAAGATTGTCATAGAAGATGAAAAATCAGCCAATCAAAAAGCCCTACAAGTTTTAAATCAAGGTGCTGATGGCATCATCTTTAAAATTTCTAAAGCGGATTACGATCTTGAAATACTTCTTAAAGATATTAAAGCTGAATATTGCAGCATTTCATTTCAATCGGACGAACCCTTTTATTCATATATAAAAAAATATATTAACTACATAAATTCTCACAATATCGATAGCCATAAATTAAGTGGGTTTTATTTATGTGATATTATAGAATGTAGAGATGCTGGAAACATCGGTTTAAATGATAAAGATTATGAAAGCATTGCCGAGCTAATTAAGCATGCCGATGAATACCCTAACTTTAAACCATTATGCATAAGTAGTAATCTATTTCACAATTCGGGTGCTAATATAACTCATGAGTTGGGACTAACTTTAACAAAGTCAGTAGAGTTTTTAGATAAATTAACTGATCAAGATTTAAAAGCAAGCAGTATTCTCAAATCAACCGTTTTCTCAATTGCAGTTGGTAAAAATTATTTCTTTGAAATTGCTAAACTAAAGGCATTAAAGCTAAATCTTCTAAAAATCGCAGAAGCATACGAAAGTAAAATTGATGCTGATGATATAAGTATTCATTGTGACACTAGTATCAGGACAAAATCTGCATTAGATTTCAATGTAAACCTTTTGAGAAATACTAATGAGGCAATGGCTGCTATTGTGGGAGGATGTAACAGTTTATGGGTTCAACCACATGATGAAGCGGCTGGAAAACCATCTAGTGAAACTTTCAAAAGAATTGCTTTAAATATCTCAAGCATTTTAAAAGAAGAAAGCCATCTTGATAAAATAGTAGACCCAACACAAGGAAGCTATTATATTGAGAACTTGATCAATGAAATTGCTGAAAATTCGTGGAAAATATTCTTAGAATTTGAGGAAGAAGGCTCGTACAATCATCACTATGAGAATGGTAATATCCATCAATTAATTGACACTGATGCTGGTAAGGCCGAACAAAAATTATGGTCTAGAAAGGATGTAGTAATTGGTGCAAATACCTTCCAACTAATTGGAGAGAATGTAAGCGAATATCTAGATACTGAAGAAAGTGGTAAAAGTTTAGAAGCCAAAAGACTTACTGCCACAATCGAACATATGAGATATCGCATTGAAAAATTAGTGAAAGAAAAAGGTGAAAATTCAAGACCAATGGCTGAAATCATTTCTTTGGGCACTGATCCAGTAACAAAAGCAAAAGCTGATTTTGCCTATAGCTTTTTAGGTATTGCAGGTATTGGGATATCCTCTGAGAAAATTGAAAAGGAATTAAGCCAAGTAAAGGATTC is drawn from Marivirga arenosa and contains these coding sequences:
- a CDS encoding methylmalonyl-CoA mutase family protein; the encoded protein is MSRKKLFEDFGKSSAIDWKNQIIKELKDKPFESLVTKTVEGISIQPFYHQDNSDFNYLNIQNPIQNQHEALPPRFWVNQAKIVIEDEKSANQKALQVLNQGADGIIFKISKADYDLEILLKDIKAEYCSISFQSDEPFYSYIKKYINYINSHNIDSHKLSGFYLCDIIECRDAGNIGLNDKDYESIAELIKHADEYPNFKPLCISSNLFHNSGANITHELGLTLTKSVEFLDKLTDQDLKASSILKSTVFSIAVGKNYFFEIAKLKALKLNLLKIAEAYESKIDADDISIHCDTSIRTKSALDFNVNLLRNTNEAMAAIVGGCNSLWVQPHDEAAGKPSSETFKRIALNISSILKEESHLDKIVDPTQGSYYIENLINEIAENSWKIFLEFEEEGSYNHHYENGNIHQLIDTDAGKAEQKLWSRKDVVIGANTFQLIGENVSEYLDTEESGKSLEAKRLTATIEHMRYRIEKLVKEKGENSRPMAEIISLGTDPVTKAKADFAYSFLGIAGIGISSEKIEKELSQVKDSNEEVSISVLCYSDKPSDLNDYITNQNKIILIAGQEENEEQLKKLGLYGCINRNVDTKRFLDNLLKDLGIALI